A genomic window from Elaeis guineensis isolate ETL-2024a chromosome 3, EG11, whole genome shotgun sequence includes:
- the LOC105040682 gene encoding glucan endo-1,3-beta-glucosidase 11-like isoform X1, whose translation MFVSIFFRSRMIPIFLLLNIFYSEFGFLQLGSTLGVNYGQVANNLPSPEQVVTLLTSLGITKIRIYDANPQVLTAFANSGIDLVVTVPNEVVPQISDPQQALRWVMTNIKPYFPATRISGIAVGNEVFTSNDTALTSSLVPAMVGIHAALVQLGLDSYVHISTANSLAVLENSYPPSFGSFQPELANLLLPFLQFLAETNSPFWINAYPYFAYKDDPNGVSLDYVLLNPNQGMVDPYTKLRYDNMLYAQVDAVIFAIARMGYGNVEVRVSETGWPSKGDLDETGASVENARAYNKNLLMRQMRNQGTPIRPTQRLEVYLFALFNEDMKPGPTSERNYGLYQPDLTMAYNVGLGTLTSTASVTLVSSATRETGKEPGSSRYWIFLFLLTFQALVRRAI comes from the exons ATGTTTGTATCCATCTTTTTCAGATCGAGAATGATTCCAATATTCCTTCTGCTGAATATTTTCTACTCAG AATTTGGCTTCCTTCAACTTGGTTCAACTCTAGGCGTCAATTATGGTCAGGTAGCCAACAATCTACCATCACCAGAGCAAGTGGTTACCCTCTTGACTTCCCTCGGGATCACCAAGATAAGGATCTACGACGCCAACCCACAAGTTCTGACCGCATTTGCGAACTCTGGAATCGATCTCGTTGTGACAGTACCAAATGAAGTAGTTCCCCAGATTAGTGATCCCCAACAAGCCCTACGGTGGGTCATGACCAACATCAAGCCTTACTTCCCTGCCACAAGAATCTCCGGGATAGCCGTAGGCAATGAGGTTTTCACAAGCAACGACACGGCCCTCACGTCAAGCCTCGTCCCTGCGATGGTTGGCATCCATGCAGCCCTCGTCCAGCTCGGTCTCGACTCCTACGTTCATATTTCGACTGCAAACTCGCTAGCCGTGCTCGAGAACTCCTACCCTCCCTCATTCGGGTCGTTCCAGCCAGAACTTGCCAACCTACTGTTGCCATTCCTTCAATTCTTGGCGGAGACCAATTCACCATTTTGGATCAATGCATACCCATACTTCGCCTACAAGGATGACCCAAATGGGGTTTCACTAGACTACGTTTTGCTCAACCCTAACCAAGGGATGGTGGACCCTTACACAAAGCTACGGTATGACAACATGCTCTATGCCCAAGTTGATGCGGTGATCTTCGCCATTGCTCGGATGGGTTATGGTAACGTGGAGGTTAGGGTGTCGGAGACGGGGTGGCCTTCCAAGGGGGACCTGGATGAGACTGGTGCCAGTGTTGAGAATGCTAGGGCTTACAATAAGAACTTGTTGATGAGGCAAATGAGGAACCAGGGGACTCCAATCAGGCCCACCCAAAGATTGGAGGTCTACTTGTTTGCATTGTTTAACGAGGACATGAAGCCCGGGCCGACGTCGGAGAGGAACTATGGGCTGTACCAGCCGGATCTGACCATGGCCTACAACGTAGGGCTTGGTACGCTGACGTCTACTGCGTCCGTTACCCTCGTTTCATCTGCTACTCGG GAGACGGGGAAGGAACCTGGCAGCTCGCGGTACTGGATTTTCTTATTCTTATTGACTTTCCAAGCTTTAGTGAGGAGAGCAATCTAA
- the LOC105040682 gene encoding glucan endo-1,3-beta-glucosidase 11-like isoform X2: MFVSIFFRSRMIPIFLLLNIFYSEFGFLQLGSTLGVNYGQVANNLPSPEQVVTLLTSLGITKIRIYDANPQVLTAFANSGIDLVVTVPNEVVPQISDPQQALRWVMTNIKPYFPATRISGIAVGNEVFTSNDTALTSSLVPAMVGIHAALVQLGLDSYVHISTANSLAVLENSYPPSFGSFQPELANLLLPFLQFLAETNSPFWINAYPYFAYKDDPNGVSLDYVLLNPNQGMVDPYTKLRYDNMLYAQVDAVIFAIARMGYGNVEVRVSETGWPSKGDLDETGASVENARAYNKNLLMRQMRNQGTPIRPTQRLEVYLFALFNEDMKPGPTSERNYGLYQPDLTMAYNVGLGTLTSTASVTLVSSATRETGKEPGSSRKMGRP; encoded by the exons ATGTTTGTATCCATCTTTTTCAGATCGAGAATGATTCCAATATTCCTTCTGCTGAATATTTTCTACTCAG AATTTGGCTTCCTTCAACTTGGTTCAACTCTAGGCGTCAATTATGGTCAGGTAGCCAACAATCTACCATCACCAGAGCAAGTGGTTACCCTCTTGACTTCCCTCGGGATCACCAAGATAAGGATCTACGACGCCAACCCACAAGTTCTGACCGCATTTGCGAACTCTGGAATCGATCTCGTTGTGACAGTACCAAATGAAGTAGTTCCCCAGATTAGTGATCCCCAACAAGCCCTACGGTGGGTCATGACCAACATCAAGCCTTACTTCCCTGCCACAAGAATCTCCGGGATAGCCGTAGGCAATGAGGTTTTCACAAGCAACGACACGGCCCTCACGTCAAGCCTCGTCCCTGCGATGGTTGGCATCCATGCAGCCCTCGTCCAGCTCGGTCTCGACTCCTACGTTCATATTTCGACTGCAAACTCGCTAGCCGTGCTCGAGAACTCCTACCCTCCCTCATTCGGGTCGTTCCAGCCAGAACTTGCCAACCTACTGTTGCCATTCCTTCAATTCTTGGCGGAGACCAATTCACCATTTTGGATCAATGCATACCCATACTTCGCCTACAAGGATGACCCAAATGGGGTTTCACTAGACTACGTTTTGCTCAACCCTAACCAAGGGATGGTGGACCCTTACACAAAGCTACGGTATGACAACATGCTCTATGCCCAAGTTGATGCGGTGATCTTCGCCATTGCTCGGATGGGTTATGGTAACGTGGAGGTTAGGGTGTCGGAGACGGGGTGGCCTTCCAAGGGGGACCTGGATGAGACTGGTGCCAGTGTTGAGAATGCTAGGGCTTACAATAAGAACTTGTTGATGAGGCAAATGAGGAACCAGGGGACTCCAATCAGGCCCACCCAAAGATTGGAGGTCTACTTGTTTGCATTGTTTAACGAGGACATGAAGCCCGGGCCGACGTCGGAGAGGAACTATGGGCTGTACCAGCCGGATCTGACCATGGCCTACAACGTAGGGCTTGGTACGCTGACGTCTACTGCGTCCGTTACCCTCGTTTCATCTGCTACTCGG GAGACGGGGAAGGAACCTGGCAGCTCGCG GAAAATGGGCAGGCCATGA